The genomic window TTCCGAGGAACATAATCGATTCCGCCTTTCACAAATGGATGGCAACGAAAGATCCGTGCTGTACCCATCAGTGTTCCTTTAAGCGCGCCATGCACTTGGATCGCTTGGATCATGTAATTAGAACAAGTTGGATAGTATCGGCAACTTGGCGGAAAAGCAGGCGAAATAAACCGCTGATACCCTCGGACTAAATAAATCAAAACTTTTTTCATATTTTCATCTCCATAAAAAAGAGGCAAGACAGTAGCTGCCAGCCTCTTTATTTTATCTTATCTACTTCTTAGTGTACATACTTAACTAAAGAAATCGAAGATATGCAACCATAAGCTCGGTTGAAAGACCTTAAATGGACTTCCACCGCCAATCAAACCATATCCGATAATTGTCCCAATGATGAACAGCAGGAGTACAAGTAATATGACAGCTAAAATTTTTACCATACTTATTAAAATATAGCGTGAATTCGTCATCTCTCGTCACATCCTTAAGCGATTGTTTGTGGTGTTTTTTCGATTGGTGTTTCTTCTACGTTTACTCGTTCCACATCTGCACCTAATTGTTGCAATTTAATATGGAAATTATAATAGCCACGATCTAAATATTTAAGATTACGAACGCGTGTGATGCCATTTGCTTTCAGACCGGCTAAGACAAGTGCTGCTGCTGCTCTTAGATCTGTTGCATAAACTTCAGCACCTTGTAATTCATGATTGCCATCCATGATCGCAATATTGCCATCGATTTTCACATGTGCATTCATTCGGCGCATTTCTTCTAGATGTTGGAAACGGTTCTCAAAGACTGTTTCAGTCACAACGCTCGTTCCTTCTGCAACCAATTGGATAGCAGTCATTTGTGCTTGCATATCCGTTGGAAACCCTGGATGAGGCATTGTCTTAACATCTGTCGGTAAAATGTGTTTTGGACCGATGACACGAACGCCACCAGCTTCTTCTGTGATCGTTGCGCCCATTTCGATCAATTTAGAGATCAATGGACGATTATGCTCAGAAATGGCATCAGCGATCAATAAGTCGCCTTCAGTCATTGCTGCTGCTACCATAAAGGTTCCAGCTTCAATACGGTCTTGGACGATCGAATGATTGACTGCATGCAAATGATCCACGCCTTCAATACGCATCGTTTCTGTACCAGCGCCATAAATGTTTGCACCCATTTTATTTAAGATATTCGCTAAATCGACGATCTCAGGTTCACGTGCAACGTTTTCGATGATCGTTGTGCCTTTTGCTTTGACAGCAGCCATCATGATATTTTGTGTCGCACCAACACTTGGGAAATCAAGGTAAATCGTATTTCCAATCAGTTGTTCCGCGATTGCTTCGATATAACCATTTTTTTGAATGATTTTTGCTCCCAATGCTTGGAAGCCTTTCAAGTGTAGATCGATCGGACGTTTTCCAATCGCGCATCCACCAGGCATCGCAACTTTTGCATGACCATTTCTAGCTAGTAATGGTCCCATTACTACGATTGAGGCACGCATTTGGCTTACGTATTCATAAGGTGCTTCAATTTCTAATTCTCTCGATGCATCAAGTGTCACACGATTATTTTCTTCATCAAACGCTACATCTACGTTCAAATGACGGATCACTTGATTCATAGTGAACACGTCAGAAAGAATTGGCACATTATCTAAAACGGTTGTTCCTTCTTCAGCCAATAAACTTGCGGCTAAAATCGGTAAAACCGCGTTCTTTGCTCCTTCAATCTTTACTGTTCCTTTTAATTGATTGCCACCTTTTACGATGATCTCTTCCATGTTGTTCCCCCCAAAAAAAATCCGTTGAGTATACATTCGCTCAAAATCTTTTTTATTATATCACTTCTTGTTTTAAAATAGTACCTTTTTTTAAAATTATAGGCTGACGAAAAGATTTCGACATAGCGCAATGATCTCTAAGAAAAAACTGCTCGCTGTATACCCTAAAAAAATTGAAAAAAGGACAATTGCCATTCTAATTTGTGTCGTATGCATTGACCGAAAAAAAGCGTCAACGCGTAAAGAACGCAAAGACCAAAAGGCTAAGTAAATAAATGCCAAGTGACTAACGATCCGAATGATTGCATCAATACCATATACTTGCATCATTACGCCCTTTCTAACAAATGTTTTTTGATAACTAACACACTGATGATACCATAAATTTTATAAAAGTAGAAATTATTGGTTGCAAAAATGATAAATATCTGTAATTTTCTTGACAAACTCTGAAAAATGAATGAAAAAAACATTCATTTACATCATATATATAATAAATTTCAATTCATTTATTATTAAGGACTAGCGATGATGAGTTATAGCAACGAAATTAACTTAGAGTTTTTTAATATGGTGTACTGCAAGCAATCAGCACTGTGTAAAAAAAAGAAGAGAACGAGACACTCATGGAAGCTGATGCATCCAAAGGTATCTCGTTCTCTTCTTTTGGAGTTGTTCACTCCATTCAATTACTACTTAGTTGATCAGTAATTACTTATGCTTCGATACATTGATTCGGTTCACTGCTCGGTGTAAAGCAACAGTTGCCCGTTTCAATTCGTTCTTATCTTCTTTTTGTTTGGCTTCTTCGATTTGACGTTCAGCACGTTGTTTTGCACGCTCTGCTCGAGATACATCGATATCTCGTTCACGTTCCGCACTATCTGCGACGATTGAAACTAAGTTATCACGCACTTCCATGATGCCGCCATTGACAGCGATCCAGTCAACGTGTGTATCTGAATCTGTCCGTTTGACACGCACTTCATCGATCGTTAATGGCACGATGATGGGCGCATGTTGCGGTAAAATACCTAGTTCGCCGGCAGTAGTTCGTGCAACAACGATTGCCGCATGGTGATCATAAACTAAACCATCGGGAGTAACCACATTAACAGTTAAATATTGATCCATGGGGCACCCCTTTCTAGTAGCCTAGTTTTTTCGCTTTTTCGACAACGTCTTCGATTCGGCCCACACTACGGAACGCTTCTTCAGGAAGATCGTCGTATTTACCTTCAAGGATCTCACGGAAACCTTTAACCGTTTCTTCGACCGGTACATAAGAACCTGGAAGACCTGTGAATTGTTCAGCTACATTGAAGTTTTGTGATAAAAAGAATTGGATTCTACGCGCACGTGAAACCAACACTTTTTCTTGATCCGATAATTCATCCATCCCTAAGATAGCGATGATATCTTGCAATTCACGGTAACGTTGCAGTACGTGTTGGACTTCAGTTGCTACTTTGTAGTGTTCTTCTCCAACGATTTCAGGTGACAACGCACTTGATGAAGAAGCAAGTGGGTCAACCGCTGGGTAGATCCCTTGTTCTGTCAATTTACGTTCCAAGTTTGTCGTTGCATCTAAATGGGCAAATGTCGTTGCTGGCGCTGGGTCAGTATAGTCATCCGCTGGTACATAGATTGCTTGGATCGACGTGATGGAACCTTTTTTCGTTGAAGTGATCCGTTCTTGAAGTTGTCCCATTTCAGTAGCTAACGTTGGTTGGTAACCAACCGCTGATGGCATACGTCCTAACAAGGCAGATACTTCTGAACCTGCTTGTGTGAAACGGAAAATATTATCAATAAATAAGAGCACATCTTGTCCTTCGACATCTCGGAAATATTCCGCGATCGTCAAACCAGTTAGTGCGACACGCATACGTGCACCAGGTGGCTCGTTCATTTGTCCGAACACCATCGCTGTTTTTTCGATAACGCCAGAATCTTTCATCTCATAGTATAGGTCATTCCCTTCACGAGTACGTTCACCTACACCGGTAAATACTGAGATCCCACCATGCTCTTGGGCGATGTTGTGGATCAATTCTTGGATCAGAACAGTCTTACCAACACCGGCACCACCAAACAATCCAACTTTCCCACCTTTTAAATAAGGGGCTAATAAGTCAATAACTTTGATCCCTGTTTCAAGAATCTCTGTACTTGTACTTAATTCATCAAAATTTGGTGCTTTTTTATGAATCTCACTTCTTTGCGCATCTTCTGGAAATGGTGTTTCTAAATCGATCGTTTCGCCCAATACGTTGAACACACGACCTAACGTTTCTGTTCCAACTGGTACAGAGATTGCTTTACTTGTGTCAATGACTTCCATCCCACGTTGCAATCCATCAGTAGATTCCATTGCAATCGTACGGATCACTCCGTCACCTAATTCTAACGCTGCTTCAAGAACAACTTTTGATTTTTTCTCATCATTTTTATAAACAACTAATGCGTTGTTGATATCTGGTAAGGATTGGTCTAAAGAAAATTCCACGTCGACAACGGGACCGATTACTTGAACAATCTTGCCTGAACTCATCTTTTTTCCTCCAATCTCCTTGCTATTCTAGTGCCGATGCTCCGGCAACAATTTCGGTAATTTCTTGGGTGATCGCCCCTTGTCTTGCACGGTTGTATGAAACCGTCAAATCATCGATGATATTCGCAGCATTATCTGTTGCGGTTTTCATAGCGGTCATACCAGCAGCATGTTCTGCGGTTTTCGCATCGACGATCGCGCCATAAATCAAACTTTCGGCATACTGCGGCAATAGTTGAGCCAAGATTTCTTCTTTCGAAGGTTCAAAAATATATTCTTGCTCAAAGCTTTTCGCTTCGCCCGGATCTAAGTCTGAAATTGGCAACATTTTTTCTACACGAAATTGACTAGTCAATGAATTGATGTGATGGTTATAACATACATACAATTCGTCGAATACTTCATTTTGATACATGGTTGTTGCCATGTTCACGATTTTACGAACCTCATCAAAGCTAGGTTGATCAGACAAATTGCGCAGTTCATACGCTAAGTTGATGTCACGAGCTTTAAAGAAATCCGCTCCGGTACCGCCAATAGC from Enterococcus sp. DIV1094 includes these protein-coding regions:
- the yidD gene encoding membrane protein insertion efficiency factor YidD, coding for MKKVLIYLVRGYQRFISPAFPPSCRYYPTCSNYMIQAIQVHGALKGTLMGTARIFRCHPFVKGGIDYVPRNFRLTRNKEDKEMPEYKKYTKKRH
- a CDS encoding DNA-directed RNA polymerase subunit beta translates to MTNSRYILISMVKILAVILLVLLLFIIGTIIGYGLIGGGSPFKVFQPSLWLHIFDFFS
- the murA gene encoding UDP-N-acetylglucosamine 1-carboxyvinyltransferase — protein: MEEIIVKGGNQLKGTVKIEGAKNAVLPILAASLLAEEGTTVLDNVPILSDVFTMNQVIRHLNVDVAFDEENNRVTLDASRELEIEAPYEYVSQMRASIVVMGPLLARNGHAKVAMPGGCAIGKRPIDLHLKGFQALGAKIIQKNGYIEAIAEQLIGNTIYLDFPSVGATQNIMMAAVKAKGTTIIENVAREPEIVDLANILNKMGANIYGAGTETMRIEGVDHLHAVNHSIVQDRIEAGTFMVAAAMTEGDLLIADAISEHNRPLISKLIEMGATITEEAGGVRVIGPKHILPTDVKTMPHPGFPTDMQAQMTAIQLVAEGTSVVTETVFENRFQHLEEMRRMNAHVKIDGNIAIMDGNHELQGAEVYATDLRAAAALVLAGLKANGITRVRNLKYLDRGYYNFHIKLQQLGADVERVNVEETPIEKTPQTIA
- a CDS encoding DUF1146 family protein, with translation MQVYGIDAIIRIVSHLAFIYLAFWSLRSLRVDAFFRSMHTTQIRMAIVLFSIFLGYTASSFFLEIIALCRNLFVSL
- a CDS encoding F0F1 ATP synthase subunit epsilon, which gives rise to MDQYLTVNVVTPDGLVYDHHAAIVVARTTAGELGILPQHAPIIVPLTIDEVRVKRTDSDTHVDWIAVNGGIMEVRDNLVSIVADSAERERDIDVSRAERAKQRAERQIEEAKQKEDKNELKRATVALHRAVNRINVSKHK
- the atpD gene encoding F0F1 ATP synthase subunit beta — encoded protein: MSSGKIVQVIGPVVDVEFSLDQSLPDINNALVVYKNDEKKSKVVLEAALELGDGVIRTIAMESTDGLQRGMEVIDTSKAISVPVGTETLGRVFNVLGETIDLETPFPEDAQRSEIHKKAPNFDELSTSTEILETGIKVIDLLAPYLKGGKVGLFGGAGVGKTVLIQELIHNIAQEHGGISVFTGVGERTREGNDLYYEMKDSGVIEKTAMVFGQMNEPPGARMRVALTGLTIAEYFRDVEGQDVLLFIDNIFRFTQAGSEVSALLGRMPSAVGYQPTLATEMGQLQERITSTKKGSITSIQAIYVPADDYTDPAPATTFAHLDATTNLERKLTEQGIYPAVDPLASSSSALSPEIVGEEHYKVATEVQHVLQRYRELQDIIAILGMDELSDQEKVLVSRARRIQFFLSQNFNVAEQFTGLPGSYVPVEETVKGFREILEGKYDDLPEEAFRSVGRIEDVVEKAKKLGY
- a CDS encoding F0F1 ATP synthase subunit gamma, coding for MGASLNEIKTRIASTKKTSQITRAMQMVSASKLTKSEASSQKFQIYANKVREIVTHLTATQLTDIASSNPRGDVNYNSMLISRPVKKTGYIVITADGGLVGGYNSSILKQTMSILEEDHQSPDEYVMIAIGGTGADFFKARDINLAYELRNLSDQPSFDEVRKIVNMATTMYQNEVFDELYVCYNHHINSLTSQFRVEKMLPISDLDPGEAKSFEQEYIFEPSKEEILAQLLPQYAESLIYGAIVDAKTAEHAAGMTAMKTATDNAANIIDDLTVSYNRARQGAITQEITEIVAGASALE